A stretch of Capricornis sumatraensis isolate serow.1 chromosome 10, serow.2, whole genome shotgun sequence DNA encodes these proteins:
- the LOC138087028 gene encoding cathelicidin-6-like: METQRASLSLGRCSLWLLLLGLVLPSASAQALSYREAVLHAVDRINEQSSEANLYRLLELDPPPKDDENPNIPKPVSFRVKETVCPRTSQQPAEQCDFKENGLVKQCVGTVTLDAVKGKMNITCEELQSVGRFKRLRKKVRKLWRKVGPFVGPILSYG, translated from the exons ATGGAGACCCAGAGGGCCAGCCTCTCCCTGGGACGGTGCTCACTGTGGCTCCTGCTGCTGGGACTAGTGCTGCCCTCGGCCAGCGCCCAGGCCCTCAGCTACAGGGAGGCCGTGCTTCATGCTGTCGATCGCATCAATGAGCAGTCCTCAGAAGCAAATCTCTACCGCCTCCTGGAGCTTGACCCGCCTCCCAAGGAT GATGAGAATCCAAACATTCCGAAGCCTGTGAGCTTCAGGGTGAAGGAGACTGTGTGCCCCAGGACGAGCCAGCAGCCCGCGGAGCAGTGTGACTTCAAAGAGAATGGG CTGGTGAAGCAATGTGTAGGGACAGTCACTCTGGATGCAGTGAAAGGCAAAATGAACATCACCTGCGAGGAG tTGCAGAGTGTTGGGAGATTTAAACGACTTCGTAAGAAGGTCCGAAAACTCTGGCGCAAAGTTGGCCCATTCGTTGGCCCGATACTCAGTTATGGGTAA